The Pantoea trifolii nucleotide sequence GTTGCACTCCATCTCTTCTGAGGTGTTGATTGCCCGCTATTACGGGCAAAGCGGATGAAAGCTTGATGACAGTAAAATGATTAAACAGTGACAGCATCCGCCGCCGCCGTAGGGTCGCCATTTATGGTGACCTCATTACACCGATGCACCAGGTCGCCATGAATGGCGACCCTACGGGGCAATGAGCTGGCGTAGATGCTCGAGCGTGTCGCTTAACGCACCATCGTTATTCAGCGCATGACAATGCGCGGGCAGCGGTTCGGCGGCGCGCGCCAGCCGTCTTTCGATCTCCGCTTCCGACTCGCGCCCACGCTGTCGCAATCGCGTCTCCAGCACCGCTGGCGAAACCTGCAACACCAGCGGCAGCAGCTGCGTGCCGTAATGCTGCTGCACAATCGGCAGATGCAGGCGTGAACCGTTAACCAGCACGTTCAGCCCGCGCGCCAGCCACAGATCGATCTCCTCGCCCAGCCCGTAATGCATGCCGTGCGCCTGCCAGCTCACGGCGAACAACCCCAGCGCCTCGCGCCGTCGGAATTCCGCCTCGCTCAGCGCCACATGGTTCTCGCCGCCCGCATCGGCGGCGCGCGTGATGTAGCGATGGGCGATCAGCAGATTCTCCGGCGGCGCTTCCCGCAGCGCGTTCAGCAGGCTGTCTTTTCCCGAGCCCGAAGGCCCGGTAAGCCAGATCAGGCGCGCCATCAGAACACCTGCTTGCCTTGCGACCAGACGTGACGAATGTGCGAATGACCATGTTCGGTATGCGCCAGCACCAGATCGGCACGCAGCCCTTCGGCGATGCGGCCGCGATCGTGCAGGCCAATCGCCCGCGCCGGATTTCTGGTCACCAGCGCAGCCGCCTGCGGCAGCGTCAGCGTGTTGCGCTCATCGGCCACCAGGCGGAACACCGCATCCAGCAAGCTGGCGGGATAGTAGTCGGAGGAGAGAATATCCAGCAGGCCGTGGCTGGCGAGGTCCGCCGCCGCCACGTTGCCGGAGTGCGAACCGCCGCGCACGATGTTGGGCGCGCCCATCAGCACCTGCATGCCGCATTCACGCGAGGCGCGTGCCGCCTCCAGCGTGGTGGGGAATTCAGCGATGGCGCTGCCGACGTCATGAGATTCCGCCACGTGCGCCGCCGTAGCGTCGTCGTGGCTGGCGAGCGGAATACCGCGCGAACGGCACAAACTGGAGATGGCGTTGCGATTCGGCGTGGAGAACTCGGCGGCCAGCGCCAGCTGCTCACGCTCAAACTGATCCATCTGCTCGTCGTTGAGCTGATATTTGCCTTGATAATAGGTGCGATACATCTCCAGCGAGGCGTACTGACGCTGACCCGGCGAGTGATCCATCAGTGACACCAGCGACAGTTCTGGCGTGTTCATCAGCTTTTCAAACAGTGGCAGCGTGGTGTGATGCGGCAGCTCACAGCGCAGATGCAAATGGTGATCGGCGCGATTAATACCTTTGCGATTGCTGTCCTGAATCGCCTCAATCATCTTGTTGAGGTTTTCAATGCGATGCCCGCCATCGCGCACGTCGCCGACGCCAATTGCATCCAGCACCGTGGTGATGCCGCTGGCGACCATCAGCGCATCGTGGCTGCTCATCGCCGAGTGCGCCGGCCAATCCACTTTTGGGCGTGGCGTGAAGAACTTGTCGAGATTATCGGTGTGCAGCTCCACCAAACCCGGCAGCAGGAAGGCGTTTTCGCCATCCAGCGCGCCCGGCAATTGGCTGACGCTGTCGCTAAAGCTGGCGATGCACCCGTCGCGAATCTCCAGTGAACCCGGCACTACGGCCTGCTCCAGCACCAGCCGGACGTTATTAATGATCATGCTTCTGCTCCTGCTTTCATTGGCTGCATGACGTGCAGGCGATCGGCTACGCGTTCGCGCACCGCTTCGTCATGGAAAATACCGACAATGGCGGCACCGCGGGCGCGCGCCTGTTCAATCAGTTCCACTACGGCGGCGCTGTTGGCGCTGTCGAGCGAGGCGGTTGGCTCATCCAGCAGCAGCACCGGATAGTCGGCGATAAAACCGCGCGCGATGTTGACGCGCTGCTGCTCGCCGCCCGAGAAGGTGGACGGCGCCAGCGACCACAAACGCTCCGGCACGTTAAGGCGCGTCAGCAGCTCTTTGGCGCGCTTCTCGCAGAAGGCGCGCTCGGTGCCACGCTCCAGCAGCGGCTGCATGACGATCTCCAGCGTCGGCACGCGAGGAATGACGCGCAAAAACTGGCTGACCCAGCCGACGGTGTGACAGCGAATCGCCAGAATCTGCCGCGCGGGGGCGTTGGCCATGTCGATCCATTCGCCCTGATGTTGCAGCCAGATGTGGCCGCTGTTGGCCTGATAGTTGCCGTACAGCGCACGCAGCAGCGTGGATTTTCCGCTGCCGGAGCGGCCATGCAGCACCACGCATTCGCCGCCGCTGACTTCAAGATTGGCGTCCTGCAATACCGGCAGCGCAGCGCTGCTTTGGTTGTGCAGCACAAAGGTTTTGCTCAGATGCTCGACGCGCAGTAAAGGTTGCATAGTGATGTCCTGATGGTTTTGGAGAAGGTCGCCATAAATGGCGCCCCTACGACGTGCCATATGTAGGGTCGCCATTTATGGCGACCTTGTTCATCTCAACTCAGCACCGATGAAACCAGCAGCTGGGTATAGGGATGATGCGGATCGTCCAGCACCCGATCGGTCAACCCGCTCTCCACCACGCGGCCCTGCTTCATCACCAGCAGGCGATGTGCCAGCAACCGCGCCACGCCGAGATCGTGCGTCACAATCACCACCGCCAGGTTCAGCTCGCGCACCAGCGTGCGCAGCAGATCCAGCAGGCGCGCCTGCACTGATACATCCAGCCCGCCGGTCGGTTCATCCATAAACACCAGCGTTGGCTGCGTCACCAGGTTGCGCGCAATCTGTAAACGCTGCTGCATGCCGCCCGAGAACGTGGTGGGCAGATCGTCGATGCGATTGGCGGGGATCTCCACATCCTGCAGCCAGCGCATCGCCTCTTTGCGGATATCGCCGTAATGACGCTGACCTATCGCCATCAGGCGCTCGCCGATATTGCCGCCCGCTGTCACCTGCGGACGCAAACCGTCGAGCGGATGCTGATGCACCACGCCCCATTCGGTACGCAGCAAGCGGCGGCGATCGCTCTCGCTCAGCTGATAGAGATCCTGGGCGCGATAGAGAATGTTGCCGTGCTGCGGCGCCAGGCGTGCCGACAGGCTGCGCAGCAAGGTGGTTTTACCGGATCCGGATTCCCCCACGATGCCTAGCACTTCGCCGGGATAGAGCTCAAAACTCACCTCTTCAAAGCCTTTACCGGGCGCATAAAGGTGGGTGAGATTGTTGACCGCAAGCAGCGGTTGTTCACTGTGCATGCTGTTGTTCCTGCTGCTGGTGGCAAAAATCGGTATCGGAGCAGACAAACATGCGCGTACCGGCGTCATCCATCACCACCTCGTCGAGGTAGCTGTGGCGCGAACCGCACAGCGCACAGGGTTCTTCCCACTGCTGCACGCTGAACGGGTGATCGTCGAAGTCGAGGCTTTCCACTTTGGTGTAGGGCGGCAGCGCATAAATGCGTTTTTCCCGCCCGGCACCAAACAGCTGCAGCGCCGGCATCATGTGCATCTTCGGGTTGTCGAATTTGGGGATTGGCGACGGATCCATCACGTAGCGATCGTTGACCTTCACCGGATAAGCGTAAGTGGTGGCGATGTGGCCGTAGCGGGCGATATCTTCATACAGTTTTACCTGCATGATGCCGTACTCCTCCAGCGCGTGCATGGTGCGGGTTTCGGTCTCGCGCGGCTCGATAAAGCGCAGCGGCTCGGGGATTGGCACCTGGAAAATCAGGATCTGGTCTTCCTCGAGCGGCGTTTCCGGAATGCGGTGACGCGTCTGGATCAGCGTGGCGTCACGGGTCGCTTCGGTGGTGCCCGCGCCGCTGACGCGCTGGAAGAAGCGGCGAATCGATACCGCATTGGTGGTGTCATCCGCGCCCTGATCGATCACCTTGAGCACATCGGCATCGCCAATGATGCTGGCGGTGATCTGAATGCCGCCGGTGCCCCAGCCGTACGGCATCGGCATTTCGCGTCCGGCAAACGGCACCTGATAACCGGGAATCGCCACCGCTTTCAATATGGCGCGGCGGATGGTGCGTTTGGTCTGCTCATCCAGATAACCGTTGTTGTAGCCGGTTAACTCACTCATGGTTCTGCTCCTGATGCTGTTGGCGCAGCCGTTTCAGCAGCTCAAGCTCCGCCTGGAAATCGACGTAGTGCGGCAGTTTCAGATGCGAGACAAAGCCCGCCGCTTCCACGTTGTCGGCATGCGACAGCACAAACTCTTCGTCCTGCGCCGGACCGGCAATGCGTTCGTTGTACTCAGACGCCTGCAACGCGCGATCCACCAGCGCCATCGCCATCGCTTTGCGTTCGGAGCGACCAAACACCAGGCCGTAACCGCGCGTAAAGTGCGGTGCGCTGTCAGTTTCGGTGGTGAAGCCGTTGACCATCTCGCATTCGGTCAGCAGGATTTCGCCAATCTCAATTTCAAAGCCCAGCTCTTCCGGGCAGATGGCGACGCTGAGATAGCCGGTACGAATTTCGCCCGCGAACGGATGGTTGCGACCGTAGCCGCGCTGCGTCGAGTAGCCCAGCGCCAGCAAGAAACCTTCGTCGCCGCGCACCAGCTGTTGCAGGCGTGCGGCACGCGTGGCCGGATAACCCGGCGGTTCGCGGGTGATGTCGCACGGCTCGCTGCCGTCATCCTCTTCGCGTGCTGCTAATCCTTCTGCGGTCATCATGCTGAACACGTGCGGACAGCGCTCGGGCAGCGCCTGATGGTCACGCGGTGCGGCGGGCGTTTCGCCGTTTGCTAACAGCGTGAAATCAAGCAGACGATGGCTGTAATCGTAGGTTGGACCGAGAACCTGGCCGCCCGGCAGATCTTTGTAGACGGCGGAGATACGGCGTTCGAGGCGCATCTCCTCTGTTTTTAGCGCCAGGCTGTCGGCGAGGCGCGGCAGCGTGGTGCGATAGGCGCGCAGCAGGAAGATCGCTTCGACCAGATCGCCACTCGCCTGTTTAATCGCTAAGGCCGCCAGCTGCGGATCGTAGATGCCGCCTTCGGTCATCACGCGATCGACCGCTAAACCCAGCTGTTGCGCGACCTGATCGCAGCCCAGTTCGGCGACGTCGCGATCGCCACGGCGCAGATCGGCCTGCAGCTCATGGGCGCTGGCAATCGCCTTTTCGCCCCCTTTCACCGCAACGTACATCAGCACACCTCCACGTCGGTGGTGCGTGGCAGCGCCATCATCACTTCACCGCAGGTGAAAATCAGATCCACGCCCTGTGGGAACGGATGCGGACGCTCGCGCAGATAGTGCAGAATCGCTTCCGGCAGTTGCGGCGCAATGGCACGTGATTCACGTAAGCCGGGACCAGAAAGACGCAGCGTTAAACCGCCGCTCAGTGACGGCACTTCCACAATCAGCGTGGTGCTTTTTTCCGGGGACAGATTGTCGCCAGAGGCGAATAGCGCCGGATCGGGATTGGCCGCCGCGTGCGTCAGCGCAAAGGGGGCATCGCGCTCATCGACAATCGGCACGCCGGTATGGAAACGCAGGTTGCTGCGCACCACGTCGTTATCAATGCGATTATCCAGCCACAATGCGCTCTCCTGATCGACCAGCGTCAGCAGCACCGCTGTAGCCGCCGGCGAAAGATCGCCCCAGCCCTGTTGCAGCGGCAGCGACACCATCACGCCCGGCTCGCTCATCGCTTTGAGAATGCGGCGAAAGGCACGTTGGGCATCAGCCACCGGATGGTTAAAACTTGCCAGTAAAGTCATCAGTTATCTCCGCGAACCAGCGTAAAGAAATCCACTTTGGAGCTGGCGATTTCACGCGCGCGCAGCTGACGCTGCTCTTCACGCAGTGCCGCCAGCGGGGCAATCAATTTTTCCTGCAACAGCGCCTGGGTTTCCGGCTGTTGCAGCAGCGCATCAATCAGCGCGCAGCGTTCAGCGTGCGCTTTGTCGCGCCCCAGCACGTAGCTAAAGCCGAGCGTGCCGTCGTGCAGTTTCACTACCGCGCGCGTTACCGTGGCATCGCCCATCACGAAGCGCTTGCCGCTGCCGCCCATACGCGCCTGCAAACGGGTTAAGCCGGTTTCTGCCGGACGGATACGTTCAAAATCCGCGTTGAGGCGTAACGGCTGCCAGTGCGCCTCGAGCTGGTTGGCATCGCTGTGCGCCAGCACCGAGAGCCAATGCTGGCGGGCTGTTTGCTGTGTCATTCGTGCTCCAGAGTCAGTTCAATCATGTCGCCACGCGTCAGGCTGACGGAGTATTCCGCTACCTGACCGTCGCGGTGTTTATTCAGGGTGCGTACGCACAGCAGCGGCGACTGCAGCGCAATCTCCAGCTGCTTGCACTCTTTGGCCTGCGCGCGACGGGTGCTGATGCGGGTTTGGCTACGCGTCAGGCTCAGGCCGAGCTGCTGCTGCATAAAATCGTGCAGCGAACCGCTGTGGAACTGCTGCAACGCCGGCCACCAGCTGAGTTCCGCCAGGAAGTGATTGATGACGCACACCGCCACGCCATTGACGCGGCGCAGCGTGCGCAAGTGAATGACGTTGTCGCCTTCATTTACGCCCAGCGCGCTGGCCACATCGCTGCTCGCCGGACGCAGCACCGCCAGCAGACGTTCGCTGGTAGGATGGCTGCCCTGCTCCATCAGGTTCTGGCTGAAGCGGGCTTGCGCATGCAGCGGATAATCGTAAGGACGCATCAGCACTAAAATGCCGACGCCGTGACGCCGTTGCAGCAGGCCTTTATTGACCAGCTCGTCAACCGCGCGGCGCAAAGTGTGACGATTCACTTCGTAGTGATCGGCCAACTGCTGCTCGGAAGGCAGATAGTCGCCGCAGCGATAGCGCTCCTGCAGCGCCTGCTCCAGTTGGGCAGCAACGGCCTGATACACAGTGGTCGGATGTCTGGATATCTCCATCACGCTCAATACCTCATTCGCATTGGTTGAGGAACGCAGCGGGCTTGCTGCGGGATGGCGATTACATTGCGCATGTCAGATGACAGCGCCGTGACGGCTCAATGACGGGCGGATGAATTTGTTTTAGGGCAGCAGAATCGCAGCGAAACGGCAGCGGTTTTAATAAATTATTTTTAACTGTTCTGTTTGTGACAGTGTTCAAAAATTTACCGCTTATTTACATCACGATTTCAACAGCCTGACAGAATACAGCCTGTGGATGTTCTGCTAAGTTAAAAGATGAACCCTTCTTGTCAGGCCCACCTTGAAATGATTAACGCAATAAAACTATCGGATGGTTTTCGCCGCAACTTTGTTCGTGAAGTAATTATGCCGCTGATGGCGATTTTGCTACTGACCTTTGTCGGCGCGGGCGTGGGTCTGTTCTGGGGAACATCATTAACCAATACCGAAGCGCGCGATCAGCAACAGCGCATGATCGAGGCTTCGTTCACCCAGAGCCTGACGGAACATCTGCGCCAATTGCGCAGCCTGACGCGCTGGTCACCGCTGGCCGATCAGCTGGCGTCGCCGCATCCCGACCAAAGCTGGCTGACACAAAATGTCGGCGGCTGGCTGTATGACATGTTTGATCACCAGCTGGTGGTGCTGCTGGATCGTGATAACCAGCTGATCAACGTGTGGCGCAACGGCCAGCCGGTGCCGGACAAACGCATCGGTCCTTATTTGCAGGACATGCTGAACAGCCCGCTGGTGCAAAACAGCGATGTGGTGGCGGGCCCAACCGATCACGCCGATTTCGTGCGCATCGGCCAACGCGCTGCCGCGCTGGCGGTGGGCGATATCAGCAGCACCAAACAGGCCGGTCGCTATCGTCTGGTGAGCATTAAGTTTCTTGATGCTGGCTATCTGCGCAACCTTTCCGATCGCAGCCAACTGCGCCAGCTGCACTTCAGCGACAGCGAACCGGCCGGAGAAACCAAAGCGCGCTTTCTGCTGAATTCACAACAGGGCGATCCGGTCGGCTATCTCAGCTGGAATCCGGATAAACCGGGCGCGCAGATGATGCGCACTATTGGCCCTTCTACTTTGTTGTCGGTGCTGCTGATTACTCTGCTGTGTTTGGTGATGGTGCGGCGCATCTGGACCTCGTCACTTAAGCTTTCGCAGTCGCTGCTGAAACTCGGTGCCAGTGAAGCGCAGGCGCAGCATCTGGCCTTTCATGATGTGTTAACCGGTTTGCCGAATCGTTCACTGGTGGAAGATCGCTTAACCCAGGCGCTGGCGGTGGCCGGACGCCACGATCAGCGCGTGGCGCTGCTGCTGCTGGATCTCGATCGCTTCAAAAATATCAATGATACCTACGGCCATCACGCTGGCGATGAACTGATTATTGAGGTGGCGCGTCGACTCAACGAGATTGTGCGCGCCAGCGATACCGTGGGGCGCATCGGCGGCGACGAGTTCATTATTGTGATGCCGGATGTGGAGAATATTGGTCAGGTGCAATCGCTGGCGAAACGCATTATCAGCCGCCTGAGCGAACCGTATCAGCTGGTCGGTAGCGAGCTGTGGATTGGCGTGAGCGTCGGTCTGGCGCTGGCACCGAAGGATGGCATTGATCGAATGGAGCTGATGCGTAAAGCGGACATCGCGCTGTATGACGCCAAGAATCACGGGCGCGGTCAGTATCGCCAGTTTGAGAAAGTGATGGATGAATCGCTGCGCACTCGCCAGCAGATGGCGGCGGATTTGCGTCAGGCGCTGGTGAAATTTGAAGGATTAGCGGTGTGGTATCAGCCGTTGATGGATATCAGCGGCCAGCATGTGGTGGGATTGGAAGCGCTGTTGCGCTGGCATCACGCCATGCGCGGCGACGTTTCGCCCGGTGATTTCATCGCCATCGCCGAAGAGACCGGCATGATCATTCCGCTCGGCGAATGGGTGCTGCGCGAAGCCTGCAAAACCGCGCTGAAGCTGCCGGATATTGTGGTGGCGGTGAACGTCTCGCCGGTGCAGTTCCGCGCGGTGAATTTTGTCGAGCGCATCATCCATATCGTGCAGGAAGAAGGCGCCGATCCGAAACGTATGGAGCTGGAGATCACCGAAGGCGTGCTGATTGAGGATGAACACGAGGCGCGCAACAGTATCATCGCGCTGCGCGAAGCCGGTTTCCGCATTGCATTGGATGATTTTGGTACCGGCTATTCGAGCCTTAATTACCTCAGCACCTTCCCGGTGGACAAGATCAAAATCGACCGATCCTTTACCCAGTCGCTGGGCGTGGCGCAAAACTCGACCGCGATTGTTGAATCGGTGGTGCGGCTGGGCCACGCGATGGGATTGACGGTGACCGCCGAAGGGGTGGAAACCGAAGGCCAGAAAAACGCGCTGGCCGATGCGGGCTGCAATCAGCTGCAAGGGTATTTGTTTAGCCACGCGGTGCCGTTTAGTGAGATTGAGAAGATGATGTGAGTGACATCTCCGTAGGGTCGCCATTTATGGCGACCGGGTTAAACATTCACACCGAATAACGCGCTCTGAGATCCGCGAAAACGACATCCATCGGCACATCACTGTCTGCGGCTACCGCCGTAAACACCTGCTGCTTAAGGAAGTGACGCCAGCTCACCGGCGCGGCGGCCAAAAATGCCGTCAGCACGCGATAGCGCTCCGGCGTCCAAACCGCTTCAAACGCAGTACGCGCCGCTCCATGATCGAAATGCTGCGCCGCCGAAGATAGCATCTCAGCCCGCAGCCGCGCGGTCGCAGCTTCATCAATCTCACCATCGCACAGCGCCACGCCGTAGCTGTCGCGCGCCACCTGCTCAGAGACAAACCCGCAGCGCACATCCTGTAAAACCTGCTGCACATCGCGCTCCACCGGCAAACCGTAACCACCCGCGCCAGGTCCGCGCACTTCGACGATATCGCCCGGCTGGCAGTGAATGACATCGGTGTTGCCGTGCTCTATTGTGGTGCCGTTACGCAGCGTGCGGAAGTGCGAAAGGCCGCCACATTCGCCGCCCAGCACGCCCGCCGAGGCGAACACCGAACGGTTGCGGTTGCGCGCCGTCACTGTGGTATTTGGTGCAAAAACTTCAAACGCCATCTCGGTGGCTAAACCACCGCGAAAACGCCCGGCTCCGGCGCTGTCGGCGGCTAAGCCGTAGCGATGAAAATGGATTGGCACTTCCGCTTCATTAATCTCAATCGGCGTGTTTTTCAGGAACGCCGATAACCCGCCCGATCCGTCCGGGCCATCGTGGCGGGGCGTGCCACCTGCCCCGCCGCCGACTGGGCCGAGCGAGGCCACCACGCTGCGGTTGGCGCTGTCGGTGGTGCGGATGTTCATGATCGAGTTGCCGCCCGGCGAATTGGCCGGTAAGCGATCGGGGATCGCCTGCGAAAATACGCCGAGCGTGGCGATTTGCGACAGCGCGCAAGTCAGCGAGCGCATGCCGACCGCCGCCGGGGCTTCGCAGTTCATCACCGTGCCCGGCGGCAGAATGGCGCGCGTTGGCCGCAAAGTGCCGGCGTTGAGCAGCAGGTTACGATCCAGCGTCGACAGCACATACGTCACGCCAACCAGCGCCAGCGGATGACGCTCGCGTCCGCCGGTTGGCATGTTCAGCGACGAAGCCAGCTGCGGATCGCTGCCGGTGTAATCCAGCTCCAGCGTGTCGCCGCTGACGCGCAAGGTGATCGCCACGCGGCACGGGAAGCCGCCTTCACCATCTTCGTCGGCAAAATCGGCGTAGAAGTATTCACCATCCGGAATGGTGTTGATGATGCTACGCGCCTGCGCCTCGGCGTAATCGAGAATGCCTTCAATGCCTTGCAGAAAATCGGTGACGCCAAAGCGCGCAATGATGTCGTGGATCTTACGTTCACCGACGTTAACCGAGGCGATCTGAGCTTTGAAGTCGCCCCAGTTCTGCTCCGGCGCGCGCACGTTGAGGCGCATGATGCGCGCCACTTCCTCATTCAGCTCGCCATTGCGCACGATTTTCAGCGGCGGAATGCGAATCCCTTCCTGCACGATATCGGTGAGCGAGCGCGATAACGATGCAGGTACCGCGCCGCCGACGTCAGTGTTGTGGATGTGTCCCACCACAAAGCAGACAATCTCGCCGCCATGAAACACCGGCTTCCAGATATGGATATCCGGCGAGTGCGTGGCGACGTTACCGGCGTAGGAATCATTGGTGATGCAGATATCACCTTCCTCGTAGCTATCGATCAGTGCCAGCACCGGGCCGTAATCGATGCCGCTGTACCAGGGCGCGCCGAAGCTGCGCGGTGAAGCAAACGCCAGGCCGTCGCGGCTGACAATCTGGCAGGAAAAATCTTCCGTCTCTTTGACGAAAGTGGAGTGCGCGGTGCGCATCAAGGTGAAGGCCATCGCATCGGCGGCGGCCGCGCAGTAGTTGGCCAGAATTTGCAGGTTACGTCCGTCAATCGCCATGTTAGTTCGCCTCCACTGGCGTGATCAGCAGGTTGCCAAAGTTATCCACATCCACTTTCATGTTGGGCGGCACGCAGGTGGTGCAGTCGTCCTGCGCCACAATCACCGGGCCGATCAGCTGATGTCCGGCGCGCAACGTGGCGCGCAACACCACATCCACCTGATGCGCCGCGCCATCGATCCACGCGCTAACCTGCTGCGCCACCTCAACCGGTGCGTCGGCGGCGGCCAGCTGATTGAGCGTCGGTTTCGGCGTGGGCGAGGCGATCACTAAGCGCAGGTTGATGATTTGCACCGGCGCATCGGCATCAAAGTGACCAAACAGCTGCTGATGCTGGCGATCAAACGCGTCATGCAACGCCGCGACATCGGCCTGCGCCAGCCAGTGCGGCTCCAGCGCCACTTCAATTTCAAATGACTGGCCGCGATAGCGCATGTCAGCGCTGTAGTGCAGCGTGAACGGCATATTTGCGCCATGCTGGCTGCTGAGCCAGTCACGCGCGCGCAGGCTCAGCGCCTCGGCTTCGGTCGCCAGACGATCCGCCAATGAAGCATCGAGATCGCTATACAGCGTGCGGATAAAGTCGTTACGGATATCTGCCACCAAACCGCCGAGCGCCGACAACACGCCTGGCGTCGGCGGCACAATTACCCCTTTCATGTTCAGCTCGCGCGCGAGGAAGCATCCCATCATCGGACCTGCGCCGCCAAAGGCGAGGAACCAGA carries:
- a CDS encoding hydantoinase B/oxoprolinase family protein → MAIDGRNLQILANYCAAAADAMAFTLMRTAHSTFVKETEDFSCQIVSRDGLAFASPRSFGAPWYSGIDYGPVLALIDSYEEGDICITNDSYAGNVATHSPDIHIWKPVFHGGEIVCFVVGHIHNTDVGGAVPASLSRSLTDIVQEGIRIPPLKIVRNGELNEEVARIMRLNVRAPEQNWGDFKAQIASVNVGERKIHDIIARFGVTDFLQGIEGILDYAEAQARSIINTIPDGEYFYADFADEDGEGGFPCRVAITLRVSGDTLELDYTGSDPQLASSLNMPTGGRERHPLALVGVTYVLSTLDRNLLLNAGTLRPTRAILPPGTVMNCEAPAAVGMRSLTCALSQIATLGVFSQAIPDRLPANSPGGNSIMNIRTTDSANRSVVASLGPVGGGAGGTPRHDGPDGSGGLSAFLKNTPIEINEAEVPIHFHRYGLAADSAGAGRFRGGLATEMAFEVFAPNTTVTARNRNRSVFASAGVLGGECGGLSHFRTLRNGTTIEHGNTDVIHCQPGDIVEVRGPGAGGYGLPVERDVQQVLQDVRCGFVSEQVARDSYGVALCDGEIDEAATARLRAEMLSSAAQHFDHGAARTAFEAVWTPERYRVLTAFLAAAPVSWRHFLKQQVFTAVAADSDVPMDVVFADLRARYSV